In a single window of the Rhineura floridana isolate rRhiFlo1 chromosome 3, rRhiFlo1.hap2, whole genome shotgun sequence genome:
- the NFE2 gene encoding transcription factor NF-E2 45 kDa subunit translates to MSDPGSCTLQIHRASSENFAATADFGGPRPDKMPPFPPQQGWARGSFLPLYNTPAGGEPGSQGEMELTWQEILSISELQGLDMPAESCYDPALCGHAQQIVPPPGCGPCTGMGESSVSSYSHPAPAYERPYQETLAGPCTVYSYTGMLISSSLEPPGSATMSECKGVPGMVLERDLTICYGAQGPCKPQEDFESDSGLSLNYSDAESLEAEGLERAEYTSLYPMDHVPPYQMLPPVPELPFPNPHLEHSLEKGRSPRAELAGSRDERRALAMKIPFPVEKIINLPVDDFNELVSHFPLSEPQLALIRDIRRRGKNKVAAQNCRKRKLETLVHLERELEELGLERQRLLRDRGEFNRTLALTKQKLGALYHQVFCMLRDEAGNTYSPEEYVLQLTIDGEVFLVPRNQQPNATD, encoded by the exons ATGTCTGATCCAGGCAGCTGCACGCTGCAGATTCACAGAGCCAGCTCTGAG AACTTTGCTGCCACGGCTGATTTTGGGGGGCCCAGGCCTGACAAAATGCCCCCCTTCCCACCCCAGCAAGGATGGGCTCGGGGTTCCTTCCTTCCCTTGTACAATACACCAGCAGGGGGAGAACCTGGCTCCCAGGGAGAGATGGAGCTCACATGGCAAGAGATCTTGTCCATCTCAGAACTGCAG GGCCTTGATATGCCAGCTGAGAGTTGCTATGACCCTGCTTTATGTGGTCACGCACAACAGATTGTGCCACCTCCCGGCTGCGGGCCATGCACAGGAATGGGAGAAAGTTCAGTCTCCAGCTACAGCCATCCTGCTCCAGCGTATGAGCGTCCATACCAAGAAACTCTAGCAGGCCCTTGCACTGTCTACAGCTACACTGGCATGCTGATCTCATCCTCCCTTGAGCCTCCAGGTTCTGCCACTATGAGCGAATGTAAAGGGGTACCAGGGATGGTGCTGGAGAGAGACTTGACTATTTGTTACGGAGCACAAGGGCCTTGCAAGCCCCAGGAGGACTTTGAATCGGACTCTGGCTTGTCACTTAACTACAGTGATGCAGAGTCCCTAGAAGCAGAGGGGCTGGAGCGGGCAGAGTATACATCTCTGTACCCCATGGACCATGTGCCACCCTACCAAATGTTGCCCCCTGTGCCAGAGTTGCCCTTTCCCAATCCACACCTGGAACATTCTTTGGAGAAGGGGCGGAGTCCACGGGCTGAACTGGCTGGCAGTCGGGATGAACGCCGGGCCCTAGCAATGAAAATCCCTTTCCCAGTCGAAAAGATCATCAATCTGCCCGTGGATGACTTCAATGAGCTGGTGTCACACTTCCCCCTGAGTGAGCCTCAGCTGGCTCTGATCCGTGACATCCGCCGACGTGGCAAGAACAAAGTGGCAGCTCAAAATTGCCGTAAACGCAAACTAGAGACACTGGTGCACTTGGAGCGGGAGCTGGAGGAGCTAGGCCTTGAGCGGCAGAGGTTGTTACGGGACCGTGGAGAGTTTAACAGGACTCTGGCACTCACCAAGCAGAAGCTGGGGGCTCTCTACCACCAGGTCTTTTGCATGTTGCGTGACGAAGCTGGGAACACCTACTCCCCTGAAGAGTATGTGCTGCAGCTCACCATTGATGGTGAGGTATTCCTTGTACCACGCAACCAGCAGCCAAATGCCACTGACTGA